In Carassius auratus strain Wakin chromosome 46, ASM336829v1, whole genome shotgun sequence, the following proteins share a genomic window:
- the LOC113064266 gene encoding ELMO domain-containing protein 1 isoform X1 codes for MKHFLRVLTQLLVVLYCKCLWRGLKFVIRKVTGRCELQRICYNNKPGARRTLKIESSLKCSKHELLRSAVSVQPDSVEKTIDDIMSLKRINLDTNPQLGISLQACLLQIVGYRNLVVEVEKLRREPYDCENPAHEEMLMKLWKELCPDSPLSGRISKQWCEIGFQGNDPRTDFRGMGLLGLHSLLYFAEHDKATALQVLHDSLQPKHSMHVTIMHPHFFFFCSCFFFIPITVMHRNVPKEEASKMSKAEWDKKTYDKAIGYSFAIVGINITDLAYSLLVSGALKTHLYNVAPEMPSLVHFQQTFCYLMQEFHRFWMEEDPCDIMEFNRVRTKFHKRILKQLKNPDMALCPHFTASDLHLVNL; via the exons ATGAAGCATTTTCTGAG GGTCCTGACCCAGTTGCTGGTGGTGCTTTACTGTAAGTGTTTGTGGCGGGGCTTGAAGTTTGTCATCAGGAAGGTGACGGGACGATGTGAGCTTCAACGGATCTGTTACAATAACAAACCTGGCGCCCGAAGGACCCTCAAGATTG AATCCTCACTCAAATGCTCTAAACATGAG CTTTTGCGGTCTGCCGTCAGTGTTCAGCCAGATTCTGTAGAAAAGACTATCGATGATATAATGTCCCTGAAAAGAATCAACCTTGACACTAACCCACA GCTTGGCATCTCTCTCCAGGCTTGCCTGCTCCAGATTGTGGGTTACCGAAACCTAGTAGTGGAGGTGGAGAAGCTGCGTAGAGAGCCGTATGACTGTGAAAACCCAGCACATGAGGAGATGCTCATGAAG CTGTGGAAGGAACTCTGTCCCGATTCTCCTCTCTCTGGACGCATCTCAAAGCAATGGTGTGAGATTGGTTTTCAAGGAAACGACCCCAGGACTGATTTCAGGGGCATGGGTCTCCTGGGCTTGCACAGCCTACT GTATTTTGCGGAGCATGACAAAGCCACTGCTCTCCAAGTTCTTCATGACTCCCTGCAGCCCAAACACAG CATGCATGTCACCATCATGCacccacactttttttttttctgttcctgCTTCTTTTTTATTCCCATCACTGTCATGCACAGGAACGTTCCCAAAGAGGAAGCCAG CAAGATGAGCAAAGCTGAGTGGGACAAGAAGACATACGACAAAGCGATTGG ATACTCCTTTGCAATAGTTGGCATAAACATCACAGACCTGGCATATTCCCTGCTGGTGAGCGGCGCTCTGAAGACTCACCTGTACAATGTTGCACCAGAGATGCCAAGTCTAGTGCACTTCCAACAGACCTTCT gtTATCTGATGCAGGAGTTCCACAGGTTCTGGATGGAGGAAGATCCATGTGACATCATGGAGTTCAATCGCGTGCGCACCAAGTTCCACAAGCGCATCCTGAAGCAGCTGAAGAACCCTGACATGGCACTGTGTCCTCATTTCACTGCCTCTGACCTTCACCTGGTCAACCTGTAG
- the LOC113064266 gene encoding ELMO domain-containing protein 1 isoform X2 yields MKHFLRVLTQLLVVLYCKCLWRGLKFVIRKVTGRCELQRICYNNKPGARRTLKIESSLKCSKHELLRSAVSVQPDSVEKTIDDIMSLKRINLDTNPQLGISLQACLLQIVGYRNLVVEVEKLRREPYDCENPAHEEMLMKLWKELCPDSPLSGRISKQWCEIGFQGNDPRTDFRGMGLLGLHSLLYFAEHDKATALQVLHDSLQPKHSKMSKAEWDKKTYDKAIGYSFAIVGINITDLAYSLLVSGALKTHLYNVAPEMPSLVHFQQTFCYLMQEFHRFWMEEDPCDIMEFNRVRTKFHKRILKQLKNPDMALCPHFTASDLHLVNL; encoded by the exons ATGAAGCATTTTCTGAG GGTCCTGACCCAGTTGCTGGTGGTGCTTTACTGTAAGTGTTTGTGGCGGGGCTTGAAGTTTGTCATCAGGAAGGTGACGGGACGATGTGAGCTTCAACGGATCTGTTACAATAACAAACCTGGCGCCCGAAGGACCCTCAAGATTG AATCCTCACTCAAATGCTCTAAACATGAG CTTTTGCGGTCTGCCGTCAGTGTTCAGCCAGATTCTGTAGAAAAGACTATCGATGATATAATGTCCCTGAAAAGAATCAACCTTGACACTAACCCACA GCTTGGCATCTCTCTCCAGGCTTGCCTGCTCCAGATTGTGGGTTACCGAAACCTAGTAGTGGAGGTGGAGAAGCTGCGTAGAGAGCCGTATGACTGTGAAAACCCAGCACATGAGGAGATGCTCATGAAG CTGTGGAAGGAACTCTGTCCCGATTCTCCTCTCTCTGGACGCATCTCAAAGCAATGGTGTGAGATTGGTTTTCAAGGAAACGACCCCAGGACTGATTTCAGGGGCATGGGTCTCCTGGGCTTGCACAGCCTACT GTATTTTGCGGAGCATGACAAAGCCACTGCTCTCCAAGTTCTTCATGACTCCCTGCAGCCCAAACACAG CAAGATGAGCAAAGCTGAGTGGGACAAGAAGACATACGACAAAGCGATTGG ATACTCCTTTGCAATAGTTGGCATAAACATCACAGACCTGGCATATTCCCTGCTGGTGAGCGGCGCTCTGAAGACTCACCTGTACAATGTTGCACCAGAGATGCCAAGTCTAGTGCACTTCCAACAGACCTTCT gtTATCTGATGCAGGAGTTCCACAGGTTCTGGATGGAGGAAGATCCATGTGACATCATGGAGTTCAATCGCGTGCGCACCAAGTTCCACAAGCGCATCCTGAAGCAGCTGAAGAACCCTGACATGGCACTGTGTCCTCATTTCACTGCCTCTGACCTTCACCTGGTCAACCTGTAG